The proteins below come from a single Mycobacterium parmense genomic window:
- the dinB gene encoding DNA polymerase IV → MFVRCDASILHADLDSFYASVEQRDDPTLRGRPVIVGGGVVLAASYEAKAYGVRTAMGGAQARRLCPDAVVVPPRMSAYSRASDAVFGVFGDCTPIVEPLSVDEAFLDVGGLRRVSGTPVEIAARLRADVRDRVGLPITVGIARTKFLAKVASQEAKPDGLLLVPPDGELAFLHPLPVRRLWGVGSKTADKLHTHGLHTVADVAELSESTLTSLLGNARGRHLFALSRNIDRRRVTTGVRRRSVGAQRALGRAGNTMSPAEIDAVVITLIDRITARLRAAGRTGRTVVLRLRFDDFTRATRSRTLPAATSSTQPILAAARQLVAAAAPVIAQRGLTLVGFAVSSIDGGGAQQLMLPFGGRTPVTDSVDAAVDRIRRRYGRSALTPAVLVGRDPGMDMPHLPD, encoded by the coding sequence ATGTTCGTGCGCTGTGATGCGTCGATCCTGCACGCGGACCTGGACTCGTTCTACGCGTCCGTCGAGCAGCGCGACGACCCGACCCTGCGCGGCCGCCCCGTGATCGTCGGCGGCGGCGTGGTGCTGGCGGCCAGTTACGAGGCCAAGGCCTACGGCGTGCGAACGGCCATGGGCGGGGCGCAGGCCCGCCGCCTGTGCCCGGACGCCGTGGTGGTCCCACCTCGGATGAGCGCCTACTCGCGGGCCAGCGACGCGGTGTTCGGCGTGTTCGGCGACTGCACGCCCATCGTCGAACCGCTCTCGGTGGACGAGGCGTTCCTCGACGTGGGCGGGCTGCGCCGGGTCTCCGGCACGCCGGTCGAGATCGCCGCGCGGCTGCGCGCCGACGTGCGCGACCGCGTCGGCCTGCCCATCACGGTCGGAATCGCGCGGACGAAGTTCCTCGCGAAGGTCGCCAGCCAGGAGGCCAAGCCCGACGGCCTGCTGCTCGTGCCGCCCGACGGGGAACTGGCCTTCCTGCACCCGCTGCCGGTGCGCCGGCTGTGGGGCGTGGGCTCCAAGACCGCCGACAAACTGCACACGCACGGCCTGCACACGGTGGCCGATGTCGCCGAACTCAGCGAGTCGACGCTGACCTCGCTGCTGGGCAACGCGCGGGGCCGCCATCTGTTCGCGTTGTCGCGCAACATCGACCGGCGACGGGTGACCACTGGTGTGCGGCGCCGGTCGGTGGGTGCGCAGCGGGCGCTGGGCCGGGCCGGCAACACCATGTCGCCGGCCGAGATCGACGCGGTGGTCATCACGCTGATCGACCGCATCACCGCCCGGCTGCGCGCCGCCGGGCGCACCGGCCGCACAGTCGTGCTGCGCCTGCGCTTCGACGACTTCACCCGGGCCACGCGGTCGCGCACGCTGCCTGCTGCCACCTCGTCGACGCAGCCCATCCTCGCCGCGGCCCGCCAACTGGTCGCCGCGGCGGCGCCCGTCATCGCGCAGCGCGGGCTCACCCTGGTCGGCTTCGCGGTGTCCTCGATCGACGGCGGCGGCGCCCAGCAGCTGATGTTGCCGTTCGGCGGACGAACGCCGGTAACCGACAGCGTCGACGCGGCCGTCGACCGGATACGCCGCCGCTACGGCAGGTCCGCGCTCACCCCCGCGGTGCTCGTCGGCCGCGACCCCGGCATGGACATGCCCCACCTACCCGACTGA
- a CDS encoding TetR/AcrR family transcriptional regulator, producing MTTASSRAGSIAGSPRPARGRRSTRPSGDERELAILSTAERLLAERPLADISVDDLARGAGLSRPTFYFYFPSKDAVLLTLLERVVVEADSALETLIANPPADLKTLWRTGINVFVQTFGAHRAVSLAADAARTNKDVRELWSRFMQKWVDHITVVIEAERARGAAPVTLPARDLSAALNLLNEKVMLTSFAGESPSVPDEQLLDTLVHIWVSSVYGEAC from the coding sequence GTGACCACCGCCAGTTCGAGGGCCGGCTCGATCGCCGGCTCCCCCCGCCCCGCGCGGGGCCGGCGGTCCACCCGCCCGTCGGGCGACGAGCGCGAGCTGGCCATCCTGTCCACCGCCGAGCGGCTGCTGGCCGAGCGGCCGCTGGCCGACATCTCCGTCGACGACCTGGCCAGGGGCGCCGGACTGTCGCGGCCCACGTTCTACTTCTATTTCCCGTCCAAGGACGCGGTGCTGCTCACCCTTCTGGAGCGGGTGGTCGTCGAGGCCGACTCCGCACTGGAGACTTTGATCGCCAACCCGCCCGCGGACCTCAAGACGCTGTGGCGCACGGGGATCAATGTCTTCGTCCAGACATTCGGGGCACACCGCGCGGTGTCACTGGCCGCCGACGCCGCCCGCACCAACAAGGACGTCCGCGAGCTGTGGTCGCGCTTCATGCAGAAGTGGGTGGACCACATCACGGTGGTGATCGAGGCCGAGCGCGCCCGCGGGGCCGCGCCGGTGACGCTGCCGGCGCGCGACCTGTCCGCGGCGCTGAACCTGCTGAATGAGAAGGTGATGCTCACTTCGTTCGCGGGTGAGAGTCCCTCGGTGCCCGACGAACAACTGCTCGACACGCTGGTGCACATCTGGGTCAGCAGCGTGTACGGCGAGGCCTGCTGA
- a CDS encoding flavin-containing monooxygenase yields MAEHLDVVIIGAGISGVSAAWHLQQRCPSKTYAILERRDDLGGTWDLFKYPGIRSDSDMFTLGFRFKPWRSAKSIADGASIKAYIRETAVENGIDSHIRYRQRVVAADWSDADNRWTLTVESDGRSSELTCSFLFACSGYYNYDEGYSPAFAGSQDFKGTIVHPQHWPDDLDYQGKKIVVIGSGATAITLIPALVNSGSGHVTMLQRSPTYIGSLPGVDPFAERANRLLPERLAHVANRWKAIAFSTFQYQLSRKAPAYMRKTLMTMARRRLPEGYDVEKHFGPHYNVWDQRLCLAPDGDFFRTIRHGKADVVTDTIDRFTATGIRLVSGEELRADIIVTATGLNMQLLGGLVPSRNGEPMDLTSLMTYKGCMFSGVPNFAITFGYTNASWTLKADLVSEFVCRLLNHMDAKGFDFVEPQHPDDSVDELPFMDFSPGYFQRSMHLLPKSGSRAPWRLKQNYLFDMRTIRHGRVDDEGLLFAKKRAPVGV; encoded by the coding sequence ATGGCTGAGCACCTTGACGTGGTCATCATCGGCGCTGGCATCTCGGGCGTCAGCGCCGCCTGGCACCTGCAGCAGCGGTGCCCGTCCAAGACCTACGCGATCCTGGAACGACGGGACGACCTGGGCGGCACGTGGGATCTGTTCAAGTACCCCGGCATCCGGTCCGACTCGGACATGTTCACCCTCGGGTTCCGGTTCAAGCCGTGGCGCTCGGCGAAGTCGATCGCCGACGGCGCGTCGATCAAGGCCTACATCAGGGAGACCGCGGTCGAGAACGGCATCGACAGCCACATCCGCTACCGCCAGCGGGTGGTGGCCGCCGACTGGTCCGACGCTGACAACCGCTGGACCCTGACCGTGGAAAGCGACGGCCGGAGCTCGGAGCTCACCTGCTCGTTCTTGTTCGCCTGCAGCGGCTATTACAACTACGACGAAGGCTATTCACCCGCCTTCGCCGGGTCGCAGGACTTCAAAGGCACGATCGTGCACCCGCAGCACTGGCCCGACGACCTCGACTACCAGGGCAAGAAGATCGTCGTGATCGGGTCCGGCGCCACCGCCATCACCCTGATCCCGGCCCTGGTGAACTCGGGGTCCGGCCACGTGACGATGCTGCAGCGCTCGCCCACCTACATCGGCTCGCTGCCGGGGGTCGACCCGTTCGCCGAGCGTGCCAACCGGCTGCTGCCCGAGCGCTTGGCGCACGTGGCGAACCGCTGGAAGGCGATCGCGTTCAGCACTTTTCAGTACCAGCTGTCGCGCAAGGCCCCCGCCTACATGCGCAAGACCCTGATGACGATGGCCCGCCGGCGCCTGCCCGAGGGCTACGACGTCGAGAAGCACTTCGGCCCGCACTACAACGTCTGGGACCAGCGGTTGTGTCTGGCGCCGGACGGCGACTTCTTCCGCACCATCCGGCACGGCAAGGCCGACGTCGTCACCGACACCATCGACCGGTTCACCGCCACGGGGATCAGGCTCGTCTCGGGTGAGGAGTTGCGGGCTGACATCATCGTCACCGCAACGGGATTGAACATGCAGCTGCTCGGCGGCCTGGTGCCGTCCCGCAACGGCGAGCCCATGGACCTCACGTCGCTGATGACCTACAAGGGCTGCATGTTCTCCGGCGTGCCGAACTTCGCCATCACCTTCGGGTACACGAACGCGTCCTGGACGCTGAAGGCCGACCTGGTCTCCGAGTTCGTGTGCCGGCTGCTGAATCACATGGACGCCAAGGGATTCGACTTCGTGGAGCCGCAGCACCCGGATGACTCCGTCGACGAGCTGCCGTTCATGGACTTCAGCCCCGGCTACTTCCAGCGCTCGATGCACCTGCTGCCCAAGTCCGGCTCGCGCGCGCCGTGGCGGTTGAAGCAGAATTACCTCTTCGACATGCGCACCATCAGGCACGGCCGTGTCGACGACGAAGGCCTGCTGTTCGCGAAAAAGCGTGCACCCGTAGGGGTTTGA
- the rraA gene encoding ribonuclease E activity regulator RraA → MTVSFQPTADLVDSIGPDVRSCDLQFRQFGGRTQFAGPISTVRCFEDNALLKSVLSQPGAGGVLVIDGGGSLHSALVGEVIAELARSNGWAGLVINGAVRDAAALRGIDIGIKALGTNPRKSTKTGDGERDVEVTLGGVTFSPGEIAHSDDDGIVVVAAQP, encoded by the coding sequence GTGACCGTGTCGTTCCAGCCGACGGCCGACCTCGTCGACAGCATCGGGCCCGACGTCCGCAGCTGCGACCTGCAATTCCGCCAGTTCGGCGGCCGCACCCAATTCGCCGGGCCGATCAGCACCGTGCGCTGCTTTGAGGACAACGCGCTGCTGAAGTCCGTGCTCTCGCAGCCCGGCGCGGGCGGCGTACTCGTCATCGACGGGGGCGGTTCGCTGCACTCGGCGCTGGTCGGAGAAGTCATCGCCGAACTCGCGCGCTCCAACGGCTGGGCCGGGCTGGTCATCAACGGCGCCGTCCGCGACGCGGCCGCGCTGCGCGGCATCGACATCGGCATCAAGGCGCTGGGAACCAATCCCCGCAAGAGCACCAAGACCGGGGACGGCGAGCGCGACGTCGAGGTCACGCTGGGCGGGGTGACGTTCTCACCAGGCGAGATCGCCCACAGCGACGACGACGGGATCGTCGTCGTCGCGGCGCAGCCCTGA
- a CDS encoding Rv3852 family protein gives MADPQDQPNSEPDGTPTPPEHTPPAKAAKKAAKAPAKKAPAKKAVAKKAPAKKAPAKKAPPPPPAPGPAERPLAPQQRVETNGDLTAAAKDAAAQAKSTVEAAENPLPVDVPAAALGPSRAPWLVALAVSLLAVLLIRQLRRR, from the coding sequence ATGGCAGACCCGCAGGACCAACCCAACAGCGAACCCGACGGCACCCCGACGCCGCCGGAGCACACGCCCCCTGCCAAGGCGGCGAAGAAGGCCGCCAAGGCGCCCGCCAAGAAAGCCCCGGCCAAGAAGGCGGTGGCCAAGAAGGCCCCGGCCAAGAAAGCGCCCGCCAAGAAGGCACCGCCGCCCCCGCCGGCCCCCGGACCCGCGGAGCGGCCACTGGCCCCCCAGCAGCGCGTCGAGACCAACGGCGACCTGACGGCTGCAGCCAAAGATGCTGCGGCGCAAGCGAAGTCAACCGTCGAAGCCGCTGAGAACCCCCTGCCCGTCGACGTGCCGGCCGCGGCGCTGGGCCCGTCCCGGGCTCCATGGCTCGTCGCCTTGGCCGTCAGCCTCCTGGCCGTCCTGCTCATCCGGCAGCTTCGGCGCCGGTGA
- a CDS encoding copper resistance CopC family protein: MKRCALVAWVCAALLCVAALLAPPACAHATRVSTDPGDDAMLAAGPARVSATFNEQLQTTFAAMTVVGPDGNLWSTGQPSVQGAVVAIGLRPLGPAGAYTVNYRVTSADGHVVSGSWSFRLTVPGTGTPGPPASGTGTGRTSIPVWPFVAVAAVLVAAGAVWAARRRP; this comes from the coding sequence ATGAAGCGTTGCGCGCTCGTCGCGTGGGTCTGCGCCGCCCTGCTCTGCGTCGCGGCGCTGCTCGCACCACCGGCGTGCGCCCACGCCACCCGGGTGTCCACCGATCCCGGCGACGACGCGATGCTCGCCGCCGGGCCCGCCCGGGTGAGCGCGACGTTCAACGAGCAGCTGCAGACAACGTTCGCGGCCATGACGGTCGTGGGGCCCGACGGAAACCTGTGGTCCACCGGGCAGCCGAGCGTGCAGGGGGCGGTCGTCGCGATCGGCCTGCGTCCGCTGGGACCGGCCGGCGCCTACACGGTGAACTACCGGGTGACGTCCGCCGACGGGCATGTGGTGTCGGGGTCCTGGTCGTTTCGGCTGACGGTGCCCGGCACGGGCACGCCCGGACCTCCGGCGAGCGGCACCGGCACCGGGCGCACGAGCATCCCGGTCTGGCCCTTCGTGGCCGTGGCGGCTGTGCTCGTCGCGGCGGGCGCGGTCTGGGCGGCGCGGCGCAGACCGTGA
- a CDS encoding YcnI family protein: MSPRGRLISPAWAAVAAGALIVGSAAGAPAAWAHVHASSDNAVRGATAVVTFQVPNESNKGAATTALTVALPNVASARTETMPGWTATLDRDAAAGTVRSVTWKAAPNGGIGVDQFALFRLSVTLPDADTVSFPTTQTYADGTVVKWDQPPLPGGGEPENPVPTLALAAGPPASHDHQPSSAPAGDRAATTPRPASSDNTARLLGGAALVLGALAVAVALIRRRA; the protein is encoded by the coding sequence ATGTCACCGCGCGGCAGACTGATCTCCCCGGCCTGGGCCGCGGTCGCGGCCGGTGCCTTGATCGTCGGCTCCGCAGCGGGTGCGCCCGCGGCATGGGCGCACGTCCACGCCAGCAGCGACAACGCAGTGCGCGGGGCCACCGCGGTCGTGACCTTCCAAGTCCCCAACGAATCGAACAAGGGCGCCGCGACCACCGCACTGACGGTCGCGCTGCCCAATGTGGCCTCCGCGCGCACCGAGACCATGCCGGGGTGGACCGCCACGCTGGACCGCGACGCAGCGGCCGGCACCGTCCGCTCGGTTACGTGGAAGGCCGCGCCCAACGGGGGGATCGGAGTGGACCAATTCGCGTTGTTCCGCCTGTCGGTGACGTTGCCCGACGCCGACACGGTGAGCTTCCCGACCACCCAGACCTACGCCGACGGGACGGTCGTGAAGTGGGACCAGCCGCCGCTGCCCGGCGGCGGCGAGCCGGAGAACCCGGTGCCCACGCTCGCCCTCGCGGCGGGGCCGCCGGCATCGCATGACCACCAGCCGTCCTCGGCGCCGGCGGGCGACCGCGCCGCCACCACGCCACGGCCCGCCAGCTCGGACAACACCGCACGGTTGCTCGGCGGCGCGGCGCTGGTGCTGGGGGCTCTGGCGGTGGCTGTCGCGTTGATCCGCCGGCGGGCATGA
- a CDS encoding DUF6474 family protein, which yields MALFRKRKSRATRRAEARAIRARAKLEAKLSAKNEVRRFKHERRAAEKALKAQIKSQRDSDRNALKVAEAELKAVREGKLLSPTRIRRAMTVSRLLAPILTPVIYRAAVSARALIDQRRADRLGIPLAQIGQFSGHGAELSARIAGAEKSLRMVADRKPKDAETRQFAAAITERLTDLSAAVTAAENMPSARRRSAHAAIASQLDGIEADLMARLGLS from the coding sequence ATGGCCCTGTTCCGTAAGCGAAAGAGTCGCGCGACGCGTCGCGCCGAGGCCCGTGCGATCAGGGCCCGCGCGAAACTCGAGGCCAAACTGTCGGCCAAGAACGAAGTCCGTCGGTTCAAGCACGAACGGCGTGCCGCGGAAAAGGCCCTCAAGGCGCAGATCAAATCCCAGCGCGACAGCGACCGGAACGCGTTGAAAGTCGCCGAGGCCGAGCTCAAGGCGGTCCGCGAAGGCAAATTGCTGTCGCCGACACGCATCCGCCGGGCGATGACGGTATCCCGGCTCCTCGCGCCGATTCTCACGCCGGTCATCTACCGGGCCGCCGTGTCCGCCCGCGCGCTCATCGACCAGCGCCGCGCCGACCGGCTGGGGATTCCGCTTGCCCAGATCGGCCAGTTCTCCGGGCACGGCGCCGAGCTGTCGGCCCGGATCGCCGGGGCCGAGAAGTCATTGCGGATGGTGGCCGACAGGAAGCCGAAGGACGCCGAGACCAGACAGTTCGCCGCCGCCATCACCGAACGGCTCACCGACCTGTCGGCGGCGGTCACCGCCGCCGAGAACATGCCGAGCGCGCGGCGTCGCTCCGCGCACGCCGCGATCGCTTCCCAACTCGACGGCATCGAGGCGGACCTGATGGCCCGGCTCGGGCTGAGTTGA
- a CDS encoding transcriptional regulator: MSTTFAARLNRLFDTVYPPGRGPHTSAEVIAALKSEGITMSAPYLSQLRSGNRTNPSAATMAALANFFRIKPAYFTDDEYYEKLDKELAFVASMRDDSVRRLALRASELSHEALQDVLARVDELRRAEHLDA, from the coding sequence ATGAGCACGACGTTCGCTGCCCGCCTGAATCGCCTATTCGACACGGTGTATCCGCCGGGGCGCGGGCCGCACACCTCTGCCGAAGTCATCGCGGCGCTCAAGTCGGAGGGCATCACGATGTCGGCCCCGTACCTGTCCCAGCTACGCTCGGGCAACCGCACGAATCCTTCGGCGGCAACCATGGCCGCCCTGGCCAATTTCTTCCGCATCAAGCCGGCCTACTTCACCGACGACGAGTACTACGAGAAACTCGACAAGGAGTTGGCGTTCGTCGCCTCGATGCGTGACGACAGTGTCCGCCGTCTGGCGCTGCGCGCCTCCGAGTTGTCCCACGAGGCCCTGCAGGACGTCCTGGCGCGCGTGGACGAACTCCGCCGCGCGGAGCACCTCGACGCATAG
- a CDS encoding peptidase, which produces METGSERPIGVSPFHSRGALKGFVISGRWPDSTKEWAQLLMVAVRVASLPGLLSTTTVFGAREELPDEPEPGTVGLVLAEGTVFGESAIQPGYFAEHQPPALLMLHPPSETTPSLPECTGAASGCVLLPGLPYLGLEHRAAWVEAEADGTITSMVSRVGVDPISHPDTAILAMLLAA; this is translated from the coding sequence ATGGAGACTGGCTCGGAACGGCCAATAGGGGTTTCCCCCTTCCATTCTCGTGGTGCCCTGAAAGGGTTCGTCATCTCCGGGCGTTGGCCTGACTCGACGAAGGAGTGGGCCCAACTGCTGATGGTGGCCGTCCGGGTCGCTTCGCTACCCGGGTTGCTCTCCACCACAACGGTATTCGGCGCGCGCGAGGAGTTGCCCGACGAACCCGAGCCGGGCACCGTCGGCCTTGTGCTGGCCGAGGGCACCGTGTTCGGTGAATCTGCAATCCAGCCAGGGTATTTCGCGGAGCATCAGCCGCCCGCGTTGCTGATGCTGCATCCGCCGTCGGAAACCACGCCCTCCCTGCCCGAATGCACCGGCGCGGCTTCGGGCTGCGTGCTGCTGCCGGGGCTGCCGTACCTGGGGCTCGAGCACCGGGCGGCGTGGGTGGAGGCCGAAGCCGACGGCACCATCACCTCCATGGTCAGCCGGGTGGGTGTCGATCCGATCAGCCACCCGGACACGGCGATCCTCGCCATGCTCCTCGCGGCCTAG
- a CDS encoding superoxide dismutase yields MAVYTLPDLDWDYGALEPHISGQINELHHDKHHATYVKGANDALEKLEELRAKEDFGAVLLYEKNLAFNLAGHVNHTIWWKNLSPDGGDKPTGELAAAIDEAFGSFDKFRGQFHAAATTVQGSGWAALGWDTLGNKLLIFQVYDHQTNFPLGIVPLLLLDMWEHAFYLQYKNVKVDFAKAFWNVVNWADVQDRYAAATSKTKGLIAG; encoded by the coding sequence GTGGCTGTATACACCCTGCCGGACTTGGACTGGGACTACGGAGCCCTGGAACCGCACATCTCCGGGCAGATCAACGAACTTCACCACGACAAGCACCACGCCACCTATGTCAAGGGCGCGAACGACGCGCTGGAAAAGCTCGAGGAGTTGCGGGCCAAAGAGGACTTCGGCGCGGTCCTGCTCTACGAGAAGAACCTGGCGTTCAACCTTGCCGGCCACGTGAACCACACCATTTGGTGGAAGAACCTCTCCCCCGACGGCGGCGACAAGCCGACCGGTGAGCTCGCCGCGGCCATCGACGAGGCCTTCGGGTCGTTCGACAAGTTCCGGGGACAGTTCCACGCGGCCGCCACCACCGTTCAGGGATCGGGATGGGCCGCGCTGGGTTGGGACACGCTGGGCAACAAGCTGCTCATCTTCCAGGTGTACGACCACCAGACCAACTTCCCGCTGGGCATCGTCCCGCTGCTGCTGCTCGACATGTGGGAGCACGCGTTCTACCTGCAGTACAAGAACGTCAAGGTCGATTTCGCGAAGGCGTTCTGGAACGTGGTGAACTGGGCGGACGTCCAGGACCGCTACGCAGCCGCGACGTCGAAGACCAAGGGATTGATCGCCGGCTGA
- a CDS encoding DUF4328 domain-containing protein gives MIQVCSQCGTRWNVRERRREWCPRCRGALMAPSMDVADMAGVSPAGRPWSTAGSAPQARPPGWQRTPPRLPPGYRWIAVRPGAAPPARRGRRFRGPTPRYAVMPRWGLSDRVEPSSTPSGTPARRGPSADLVRTILFLTTLVLGIVALVYAVRYALLVVNRNSLLNSVVAIAATWLGVLAGVVAIGAVTACAVVLIRWLIARRAAVFSQHGLPEPRSVRALWAGCLVPLANLLWAPVFVIELATVEEHYERIRKPIAHWWVAWVCSYAVSIFAMFTSFATDAQGIANNTVAMVFAYLLAAVTVAAVARVFEGFERKPVERPAHRWVVVGADDTPDADATAPHASAAPVELEGREPAA, from the coding sequence GTGATCCAGGTGTGCTCCCAATGCGGCACTCGGTGGAACGTTCGCGAGCGGCGGCGCGAATGGTGCCCACGCTGCCGCGGAGCGCTGATGGCGCCGTCCATGGATGTGGCGGACATGGCGGGCGTGTCGCCGGCCGGCCGGCCGTGGAGCACGGCCGGATCCGCGCCGCAGGCGAGGCCGCCCGGGTGGCAGCGCACGCCGCCGCGATTGCCGCCGGGCTACCGCTGGATCGCGGTGCGCCCGGGCGCCGCTCCGCCCGCCCGGCGTGGGCGCCGCTTCCGCGGGCCCACGCCGCGCTACGCGGTGATGCCGCGCTGGGGCCTGTCCGACCGCGTCGAACCGTCATCGACGCCGTCCGGAACACCCGCGCGCCGGGGACCGTCGGCCGACCTCGTCCGCACCATCCTGTTTCTGACCACGTTGGTGCTCGGGATCGTCGCGCTCGTCTACGCCGTCCGGTACGCGCTGTTGGTCGTCAACCGCAATTCGTTACTGAACTCGGTCGTCGCCATCGCCGCAACCTGGCTCGGCGTGCTGGCCGGCGTGGTCGCGATCGGGGCCGTCACCGCCTGCGCCGTCGTCCTGATCAGATGGCTGATCGCGCGGCGGGCCGCCGTGTTCTCCCAGCACGGGCTGCCCGAGCCGCGCTCCGTGCGGGCGTTGTGGGCCGGTTGCCTGGTGCCGCTGGCCAACCTGTTGTGGGCGCCCGTGTTCGTCATCGAGTTGGCGACGGTGGAGGAGCACTACGAGCGGATCCGCAAACCGATCGCGCACTGGTGGGTCGCGTGGGTCTGCAGCTATGCGGTGTCGATCTTCGCCATGTTCACCAGCTTCGCCACGGATGCACAGGGCATCGCCAACAACACCGTCGCGATGGTCTTCGCCTACCTGCTCGCGGCCGTCACGGTGGCTGCGGTCGCCAGGGTCTTCGAAGGGTTCGAGCGCAAACCGGTCGAACGGCCGGCACACCGCTGGGTGGTCGTCGGCGCGGATGACACGCCGGACGCGGACGCGACCGCGCCGCACGCTTCGGCCGCCCCGGTTGAGTTGGAGGGCCGGGAACCGGCAGCATAG
- a CDS encoding glycerophosphodiester phosphodiesterase: MTWADDVLAGHPFVVAHRGASAARPEHTLAAYDLALKEGADGVECDVRLTRDGHLVCVHDRRLDRTSTGAGLVSTMTLAQLRELEYGAWHDSWRADGTHGDTSLLTLDDLVTLVLDWNRPVKLFIETKHPVRYGSLVETKLLALLHRYGIASPASADRSRAVVMSFSAAAVWRIRRAAPMLPTVLLGKTARYLTSGAATAIGATAVGPSLATLKEYPQLADRSIAQGRAVYCWNVDEYEDLDFCRDVGVAWLATHHPGRTKAYLQNGRAGEGHG, translated from the coding sequence ATGACGTGGGCCGACGATGTGCTCGCCGGGCATCCCTTTGTCGTTGCCCACCGCGGCGCCTCGGCCGCGCGGCCCGAACACACGCTCGCCGCCTATGACCTCGCCCTCAAAGAGGGCGCCGACGGCGTCGAATGCGACGTCCGCCTGACCCGTGACGGCCACCTGGTCTGCGTGCACGACCGCCGGCTGGACCGGACCTCGACCGGCGCCGGCCTGGTCAGCACCATGACGCTCGCACAACTGCGCGAGCTGGAATACGGGGCGTGGCACGACAGTTGGCGCGCCGACGGCACCCACGGCGACACCAGCCTGCTGACGCTCGACGACCTGGTCACGCTGGTCCTCGACTGGAACCGGCCGGTGAAGCTGTTCATCGAGACGAAGCATCCCGTGCGGTACGGCTCCCTGGTGGAAACCAAACTTCTGGCGCTGCTGCACCGCTACGGCATCGCCTCGCCCGCCTCTGCCGACCGGTCGCGCGCGGTGGTGATGTCGTTCTCGGCCGCCGCCGTCTGGCGAATCCGGCGAGCCGCCCCGATGCTGCCGACGGTGCTGCTCGGCAAGACGGCCCGCTATCTGACCAGCGGCGCGGCCACGGCGATCGGCGCCACGGCCGTCGGCCCGTCGCTGGCGACGCTGAAGGAATACCCGCAGCTGGCCGACCGCTCCATAGCCCAGGGCAGGGCGGTCTATTGCTGGAACGTCGACGAGTACGAGGACCTCGACTTCTGCCGGGATGTCGGGGTGGCCTGGCTGGCCACCCACCACCCGGGTCGCACCAAGGCGTACCTGCAGAACGGGCGCGCCGGCGAAGGCCACGGCTGA